GGGTCATGGCCGGTTTCGCGCTCGCCGCCGTCCTGCCCGCGGGCCTGCAGTTGCTGCTTGCAGTCTTTGACCACAGCGTTGCCACGGCGGCACTGCTGCAACTGGCCGGTGCGGTTGCCGTAGCCCTGGTTGGCGGCTTGTGGCCGGCGGTTGCCGGTGCGCTGTGGAGCAGCCTGCTGGTGAACTATTTCTCCACCCCGCCGCTGTATGACCTTGCCATCCGTGACCCACAGGATGTCCTGTCCCTGGCGGTATTCGCCGGCGTGGCCGTAGCGGTGGCAGGGGTGGTGGACCGATCCGCCCGGCGGTCCAAGGAGGCATCAACGTCGCGGGCCGAGGCAGCCACGCTGGCCGACCTGGCCCTGGCCGCATCCCGTGAGGAGGACAACCTCAAAGGCCTGCTCGCGGAAGCGGTCAGCGTCTTCGGTGCCGACGGTGCCGCCGTCGTCACCCGCCGGGCCCCGTCCGGGGTAGTGGCAGAGCGCGGAGCAGCGGCGGAGGGCGGGTCCGTTGCCCGGAATGGGTCCGCGAATGAGGCGACGCCCGGCAGTGTGATGGTTGACGGCTTGATGGTGGACGACGCCGGGTGGGCTGACGACGCCGGGTGGGCTGACGACGGCGGGTTGGCTGGCGACGGCGGGGCGGGCCCTGGGCGCGGCGCATGGCAGGTGATCGCCGCGGCCGGGGATGCGACCGGCTGGCCGGTGATGCCGGGTGCTCCCGGAACCACGGTTGAACCGGTGGACGGGGAAACGTTCCTGGTGCTGGCGGGCCGTGTGGTTCCGCCGTCCGGGCGGCGGCTCCTGGCAGCCTTCGCAGTGCACGTCAAAGCGCAGCTCGAACGCCGGCAGCTGGCCGCAACCAGGAATGAAATCCTCCGCCTCGCCGAGGGCAACGTCATGCGGACCGCCATTCTCCGGGCCGTCTCCCACGACCTTCGAACGCCCCTGGCCGGCATCAAACTGGCCGCCGGGGGACTGCTGCAGAACGGCGTCTCCTACACCCGGGCAGAGCAGCAGGACCTGCTGGAGACCATCGACGCCTGCACCGACCGGCTGGACCTGCTGGTGGGCAATCTCCTGGACATGTCACGCATTACCGCCCAGTCGGTGGAACCCCTGCTGGGTCCGGTCCGCTGGACCGAGGTGGTGGACGCCGCCCTCCGCGGACTGCCGGCAGGGGCGGTGACGGTGGCGCTGCCTCCGAACATGCCACCCGTTGACGCCGATCCCGGCCTGCTGGAGCGGGTGGTCGCCAACATCCTGGAGAACGCGCTGAAATACGCCGCTGGAAGCCGTGTGGTGGTGGCGGGCGGTCCGGACGGCAACGTCCTTGGCGGCCATCCCTGCGGTGAACTGCAGATTATCGACCACGGCCCCGGGGTTCCTGCCCGCAAGGTGGTGGACATGTTCAGGCCTTTCCAGCGGCTCGACGACCGGTCCCAGTCCACCGGCATAGGGCTCGGCCTGTCAGTGGCCCAGGGCTTCATCCAGTCCATGCGGGGCACGCTTACAGCTGCCGAAACCCCCGGCGGCGGCCTGACCATGGTGATCCGGCTGCCCCTCTCCACCGGCATCCCGGCCGGTACCCCGGCTGGTGGGTTCCCAGGCAGCAGCGAGCCCACCACCGCGGCGGGCCAGCCATGACCGCCAACCACGCCGGCACCAAAGCCGGGGGCCTGCCCGCTGCAGCGCGGGTACTGGTCATCGACGACGATCCGCACCTCCTCAAGGCCCTTCGGATCACGCTTGCCGCGCACGGCTACGCCGTGGACACGGCCGTGGACGGCGCCTCCGCCCTTGCCGCGGCCTCGCGCCAGGCACCGGATCTGCTGGTCCTTGACCTCGGGTTGCCGGACATGGACGGGACCGAAGTCCTGCGGAACCTTCGCCGCTGGAGCGCCGCGCCGGTGCTGGTCCTGTCCGCCCGCCACGGGCCCCCGGACAAGGTGGGCGCACTGGACGCCGGCGCCGACGACTACATCACCAAACCATTCGGGCTTGATGAACTGCTGGCACGGCTGCGTGCCCTGCTGCGCAGGGTGCCGGAGCCTCAATCCCGCCCCGTGGTCAGCTCCGCCGGGTTCACCGTTGACCTTGTGGCCCGGCAGGTCCTGCGTGCCGGGCAGCCGGTAAGGCTCACCCCCACGGAGTGGAGCATCCTCGAAATCCTGGTCCGGAACCCGTCCCGGCTGATCTCGCAGCAGCAGTTGCTGTCCGAGGTCTGGGGGCCGTCCTACCGGAAGGAGGTCAACTACCTCCGCGTCTACATGGCCCAGCTGAGAAGGAAGCTGGAGGAGGACCCCGGCAACCCGCGGCACCTGCTGACCCAAGCCGGGGCAGGCTACCGTTTCGTACCCTGAAACGAGGGGTGAACAGGGGAGTCTTCCCCTACCCGCCCGCCGCCGGATGGGGCAGGATGTTGAGTGCCCCAGTCCCGGCCGCAGCAGTCCCGGCCCCTGTGAAGGAGATCCTGCCATGCCAACAATCCTCAATCCCTACATCAGCTTCCGTGACAATGCCCGCGATGCCATGAACTTCTACCAGTCCGTCTTCGGCGGCGAACTCACGCTCAGCACGTTCGCCGACTTCCAGGCCAGCGAGGACCCCGCGGAAGCGGAAAAGATCATGCACGGCATCCTGACCACCACCCAGGGCCTGGTTCTCATGGGCGCTGACACCCCGAACAGCATGGAGTACCACCCGGGGTCCTCCATTTCCATCTCGCTCAGCGGCGATGACGAGGTGGAGCTCCGCGGGTACTACGAGAAGCTGAGTGGCGATGGGGGAGCGGTGACCGTTCCCATGGAGAAGGCGCCATGGGGTGACGTTTTTGGCATGTGCACGGACCGGTTCGGTGTCGCCTGGCTGGTCAACGTCAACGCAGCCCGGGCGACGGCGGCACCCTGACCCCCGGGTGGGCGGCGGGCCGGCCGGACTGCTGCCTGACCGCCCGCCGGTGCCGTCCCTTGCTTTCCCACCCCGGGCCCGCTCCTTCAAGGCCGGGCCCGCTCTGTAAGGACGGCCCCAGTCCTTGAGGCACGGGCTTGGGACTGCGAGGATTAACGGGTGAGGTCCTTCATGGAGTTCCTGTCCGACAAATGGTGGATGGTGTTTCCACTGATGGCGTTCGCGGGCCGGTGGGCAGGCGGCTGGCGGCGCGCGGGAGAACGACGGCACCGGCGCCGGGTTGAACTGTACGAGCTCAAGAACCAGGCACTGGAGGCAGAGAAGGCTTCCGCTGCCGAGGTGCAGGCCCTAATGGCCACACACGACGCCACCAACCGCCGGTGGCTCGAGTACGAGCTCGACGTGGGCAAGCTCATCGACTTCCCACTCATGACCGATGTCCGTGAACCGCTCACCGTGGCCTTCCTTCGCGCCAAGCGGGACGCCGATGGCCAGCGCCCCGTCTCGCCCGGGGACCTTCGGTCCGCGTCCGGACTGGAGGCCTACCGGCAGGCGGTCAACAACTATGCCGTGGCCCTCGATGTTGCCGAGCGCGAAGCCCGCCGCATCCGGGACAGCAGGTTCAGCGGACCCGAGCGTGAACGGCTGGCCACGGCCCGCAAGCTGCTGATGCTCGCCGAGGACCAGGCGGCTACCCCGGCGGAACGGCAGGCAGCCTACAAACGGGCCCGGCGCGAGCTGGACGGCCTCATCGTCCTCCCTGACGTCACCCTGGCCGCCCTTGAGGGAAAGATCGCCCCGGAGCTGGATGCGGGCCCCCGCCCGGCACAGTTCCACCAGGGTTGAAGCAGCCGCGGGGTTGCGCCGTGGGCTGCACGCTTTACCTGGACGTCGACGGCGTGGTCTGCCCGTTCGGCCCCCAGGGAACCACCGGCTGGGGTTCCCCCTGGCAGCAGGCCGACGCCGGGCTGTTGCCCGTCACGTTCGCAGCTGAACTCGTTGCGGGGCTGAACACCCTGGCCCTGACCCCCGGGCTGCGTTGTGTCTGGCTCACCAGCTGGGAGGAACTGGCGCCCCAATACCTGTGTCCCGCCGTCGGGCTGAAGGGCAGCCGCTGGCCGTACCTGAGCGCGGACGGGGCGGCCGGTGGGACCGGCTGGTGGAAACTAAGGGCCATCCAGGATGACGTCGAAAGCACCGGGCCCGAAGCCGTCGCCTGGGTGGATGACCAGTTGGCGTTCGAGGCAGAAGCGCAGCGCTGGGCACGGTTCCTGGGCAGGCGGATCCTTACCGTCTCGCCCCATCCCCGGCGCGGAATCACGCCCGCCGAACTGGACCGGATCCACTCTTTCCTGGCGCAGCCCGTGTTTTGACCTCATGCCGGGGACGCGTACGATCGATAAGGTTTCCCGCCGGTTGTGCCAGCGCCGCAAGTCATTCCACGCAAACAGCTGGTGAACTATGCTGTCCAAGGCAGCCTGGTAGGAGAAACTGCTGAACGTCGACTCTGCAGATTGGGCAACAGGTGGATATCACCTTCATGGTGGCGCTGGTCATTGGACTGGCACTATTTTTCGACTTCACGAACGGCTTCCATGACACCGCGAACGCCATGGCAACGCCCATCGCAACCGGTGCCATCAAGCCCAAGACGGCGGTGGCCCTGGCGGCCGTCCTGAACCTGGTGGGCGCCTTCCTGTCCACCGAGGTGGCCAAGACAGTGTCCGGCGGCATCATCCGCGAAGGCTCCGGCGGAGTACAAATCACGCCGGAGATCATCTTTGCCGGTTTGATGGGAGCGGTTCTGTGGAACATGATCACGTGGTTGAAGGGCCTGCCGTCCAGCTCCTCCCACGCCCTCTTTGGCGGCCTGATCGGTGCCGCGGTGGTCGGGGCAGGATTCAGCTCCGTCAATTTCGAGAGCCTGCTCCAGAAAGTCATTCTTCCGGCGGTCTTCGCCCCCGTGATTGCCGGCCTCGCCGCCTACGTCTGTACCCGGCTGGCCTATGCCCTCACAGCACGCCACGATCCTGAAACCGGCACCAAGCTCACCCAGAAGCGCGGTGGCTTCCGTACCGGCCAGATCTTCACGTCCAGCCTGGTGGCCCTGGCCCACGGAACCAACGACGCGCAGAAGACCATGGGCATCATCACGCTGGTCCTGATCGCTGCCGGCAGCCAGACGCCCGGCTCCGGTCCCCAGCTCTGGGTGATCACCGCCTGCGCCCTGGCCATCGCAGTCGGAACCTACGCCGGCGGATGGCGCATCATCCGCACCATGGGTTCGGGCCTGACCGAGGTCAAGCCGGCGCAGGGTTTCGCGGCTGAGACCAGTACCGCCTCCGCCATTCTTGCTTCCTCGCACCTTGGCTTTGCCCTCTCCACCACCCAGGTGGCTTCGGGATCCGTCATCGGTTCAGGAATGGGACGGCGCGGCACCACCGTCCGCTGGAACATGGTGGGCAAAATCGCGCTGGGATGGCTCTTCACTCTTCCGGCCGCCGGCATCGTCGGCGCCCTGACCGCCCTGCTGGTGAAGACCGGCGTCGTGGGTGTCCTCATCGCGGCCATCGCCGGCACCGGGGCAGTACTGTTCATGTTCTTCTACTCACGCAAGTCCTCCGTCAGCCACCAGAACGCCGTCGAGGTCGAGGAAGCCGGACAGGCTGTCCGGTTCGCCAAGAAGAAGGCCATGGCCCGTGCCCGGGCCGAAGCAAAAGCCAAAGCGCAGGCCGACGCCAAAGCCAGGAATTCCAAGGAGAATCAGCGATGAAATGGTTGGAACTCCTGACCGTTGCAGGCACCACCCTCGTATCCGCGGCAATCGTGGTGACCCTCTACTCGCTCGGGGTCCGGTTCACCGCCATTGCCGCTGACGCCGAGCAGACGTCCCCCGGGGTCAAGCGCTCTTTTGCCTACGTATGCTTTGGGCTCTGCGTCGTGGCCGTCCTCTTCGGGCTGTACCTGATCATCCCGTACTTCTCCAAGTAGCCGCATCCAAAGGCTAGGCTGGGGCCATGCAGCGCATCCAGTACTTTGTGGCAGCGTCCCTTGACGGTTTCATTGCCACGTCCACGGACGACCTTGGCTGGCTGCTCCAGTTCGACGGCTTTGAGGGCGGAGCTGACAGCTACAACGACTTCATGGCCGCGGTGGGCTGCATCGTCATGGGCGGGGAAACCTACGCCTGGCTGATGGAGCATGAGCCCGGCGCGTGGCCGTATTCCGGCACGCCCTGCTACGTCTTCACGCACCACGAACACCGGGCGCCGGACGGGGCGGACATCACGTTTGTCCGCGGCGACGTGCGGGAGTTCATCGCAGACTTCCGGCAGGCAGCGGGAGGCCTGAACATCTGGGTGGTGGGCGGCGGCAACCTTGCGGCCCAGTTCGCCGATGAAGCCCTTTTGGACGAGATCATCCTCTCCGTCATCCCCGTGGTGCTGGGTGAGGGGAAACGGCTGCTGCCGATGAAGGGCCCCACCCCGCCGCTCGAGCTGGCTGCTTCCCGCACGCTGGGCCGGGGCATCGTCGAACTGCGCTACCTGCTGCTGCGCCCCGGGGCGGACCCGCAGTCCTGATCCGCTGCCTCAGCCGGCGTTGTCGCGGAGCATGTTGGTGATCCGGGCGGTTGACAGGCGCCGGCCCCGGGAGTCCGTCATGACGATCTCGTGGGTGGCCAGGGTCCTGCCCAGGTGGATCGCCGTGCAGGTACCCGTCACCAGGCCCTCAGCGATGGACCGGTGATGCGTGGCGTTGACCTCAATGCCGACGGCGTGGCGTCCCGGTCCTGCATGCATGCCTGCGGCGAAGGAGCCAAGGGTTTCCGCCAGCACCACGTGCGCGCCGCCATGCAGGATCCCCGCAACCTGGGTGTTGCCCTCAACCGGCATCGTGGCGACAGTGCGTTCCGGGCTCATTTCCAGGAAATGGATTCCCATCTTGACCACCAGGGCGCCGACACCGAAAGCGCCCAGCCAGTCATGCATATGGTCGGGAATCCCGGCGGCTGTCAGCTCTTCGGCGAAAGCGCCCGGCGTGAAATTGTCTGTCATGGCAACTAGGCTGGCACCTGTGAGTGAAACAACCAAACCGGCCCCTTTTCCGTCCCAGGCCATCGACGAGGGTGCTGCCGTGCAGCCTTCGTCCCCCGTCCGCAGGCCTGCTGCAAAGGCCGCTGCCCCCGCCGCCGGTGGGTCTGTTTCAGCTACCGAAGCTCCGGTCATTCCCATCACCGGCCAGCCCCGGCTGCTGGTCCTCGACGGCCACTCGATGGCATTCCGGGCCTTCTTCGCCCTGCCGGCGGACAAGTTCTCCACCTCGAACGGCCAGCACACCAACGCCATCCACGGCTTCACCTCCATGCTGATCAACCTCATCAAGGAGCAGCAGCCCACCCACATCGCCGTGGCGTTCGACGTCTCCGATGAATCCACCCACCGCAAGACCGAGTACAGCGAGTACAAGGGCGGCCGGAACGAAACCCCGCGGGAGATGAGCGGCCAGATCGACCTCATCGGCCAGGTCATGGAGGCCTGGGGCATCAAGACCATCAAGATGCCCGGCTACGAGGCCGATGACATCCTTGCCACCCTCGCCGCGATGGGTGAGAAGGCAGGCTTCGAGGTTTTGCTCGTCTCCGGCGACC
This region of Arthrobacter sp. DNA4 genomic DNA includes:
- a CDS encoding HAD domain-containing protein, with protein sequence MGCTLYLDVDGVVCPFGPQGTTGWGSPWQQADAGLLPVTFAAELVAGLNTLALTPGLRCVWLTSWEELAPQYLCPAVGLKGSRWPYLSADGAAGGTGWWKLRAIQDDVESTGPEAVAWVDDQLAFEAEAQRWARFLGRRILTVSPHPRRGITPAELDRIHSFLAQPVF
- a CDS encoding inorganic phosphate transporter; the encoded protein is MDITFMVALVIGLALFFDFTNGFHDTANAMATPIATGAIKPKTAVALAAVLNLVGAFLSTEVAKTVSGGIIREGSGGVQITPEIIFAGLMGAVLWNMITWLKGLPSSSSHALFGGLIGAAVVGAGFSSVNFESLLQKVILPAVFAPVIAGLAAYVCTRLAYALTARHDPETGTKLTQKRGGFRTGQIFTSSLVALAHGTNDAQKTMGIITLVLIAAGSQTPGSGPQLWVITACALAIAVGTYAGGWRIIRTMGSGLTEVKPAQGFAAETSTASAILASSHLGFALSTTQVASGSVIGSGMGRRGTTVRWNMVGKIALGWLFTLPAAGIVGALTALLVKTGVVGVLIAAIAGTGAVLFMFFYSRKSSVSHQNAVEVEEAGQAVRFAKKKAMARARAEAKAKAQADAKARNSKENQR
- a CDS encoding dihydrofolate reductase family protein; its protein translation is MQRIQYFVAASLDGFIATSTDDLGWLLQFDGFEGGADSYNDFMAAVGCIVMGGETYAWLMEHEPGAWPYSGTPCYVFTHHEHRAPDGADITFVRGDVREFIADFRQAAGGLNIWVVGGGNLAAQFADEALLDEIILSVIPVVLGEGKRLLPMKGPTPPLELAASRTLGRGIVELRYLLLRPGADPQS
- a CDS encoding hotdog fold thioesterase gives rise to the protein MTDNFTPGAFAEELTAAGIPDHMHDWLGAFGVGALVVKMGIHFLEMSPERTVATMPVEGNTQVAGILHGGAHVVLAETLGSFAAGMHAGPGRHAVGIEVNATHHRSIAEGLVTGTCTAIHLGRTLATHEIVMTDSRGRRLSTARITNMLRDNAG
- a CDS encoding DUF4118 domain-containing protein; its protein translation is MARERIVIGLNGSDDGDLLVHRAAKLLERAGGGEILAIHVRTPSGAGSESPHALESQRRQVAELGGSYHALSAGDVSAALLDYARASRATHILVGQSRRRFTVLSGGSVEARVVRGAGDIDVQVVPRPAAARTRRRRTGLGRRRVMAGFALAAVLPAGLQLLLAVFDHSVATAALLQLAGAVAVALVGGLWPAVAGALWSSLLVNYFSTPPLYDLAIRDPQDVLSLAVFAGVAVAVAGVVDRSARRSKEASTSRAEAATLADLALAASREEDNLKGLLAEAVSVFGADGAAVVTRRAPSGVVAERGAAAEGGSVARNGSANEATPGSVMVDGLMVDDAGWADDAGWADDGGLAGDGGAGPGRGAWQVIAAAGDATGWPVMPGAPGTTVEPVDGETFLVLAGRVVPPSGRRLLAAFAVHVKAQLERRQLAATRNEILRLAEGNVMRTAILRAVSHDLRTPLAGIKLAAGGLLQNGVSYTRAEQQDLLETIDACTDRLDLLVGNLLDMSRITAQSVEPLLGPVRWTEVVDAALRGLPAGAVTVALPPNMPPVDADPGLLERVVANILENALKYAAGSRVVVAGGPDGNVLGGHPCGELQIIDHGPGVPARKVVDMFRPFQRLDDRSQSTGIGLGLSVAQGFIQSMRGTLTAAETPGGGLTMVIRLPLSTGIPAGTPAGGFPGSSEPTTAAGQP
- a CDS encoding VOC family protein — its product is MPTILNPYISFRDNARDAMNFYQSVFGGELTLSTFADFQASEDPAEAEKIMHGILTTTQGLVLMGADTPNSMEYHPGSSISISLSGDDEVELRGYYEKLSGDGGAVTVPMEKAPWGDVFGMCTDRFGVAWLVNVNAARATAAP
- a CDS encoding response regulator gives rise to the protein MTANHAGTKAGGLPAAARVLVIDDDPHLLKALRITLAAHGYAVDTAVDGASALAAASRQAPDLLVLDLGLPDMDGTEVLRNLRRWSAAPVLVLSARHGPPDKVGALDAGADDYITKPFGLDELLARLRALLRRVPEPQSRPVVSSAGFTVDLVARQVLRAGQPVRLTPTEWSILEILVRNPSRLISQQQLLSEVWGPSYRKEVNYLRVYMAQLRRKLEEDPGNPRHLLTQAGAGYRFVP